Proteins encoded by one window of Amaranthus tricolor cultivar Red isolate AtriRed21 chromosome 4, ASM2621246v1, whole genome shotgun sequence:
- the LOC130810679 gene encoding uncharacterized protein LOC130810679, with protein MLSKTGNSTKDLKEQDSALDFSSTPNAHGTQETPMDTPQQSVMGLKTTSKAKEAKNITRNSNQAPTGQTDYKNRATELPSKQMTLVNRLSSDRDHLDRKKGGNGISLHGPSHQGPRVAEQPFGRREVLSRSGLSSQRHPAIKVSSSLHCFYPSSLIVHVSRCLFPPHQKNKKLFLGCLCESVTFNKFLNLGFLHFRFSHTFHNHHFRALLVKLAVSGRVDMTMEERLGILEENMRLVMQTLNQLRIDSQQDRTPNPNLRPYEDRTVKIDIPEFDGHSYDPGKYLEWEDRMDNYFEFKNTPPDQQYKLAKVKLIKSAAIWLEGMQKRRVREERGRINSWTKLKKHMKRKYVPTSYKQQQYIQLNAMKQGTKSVDEYRNEWERLYVLCDPHETEEMRVGRFIAGLREEIRDRLMTTPDLTVHIASLQAVEIERQINRAAHSQTRGIRTYTPKNASTIPAPKRDIQNSGLRANTTRVDLPTNPKDVVCFKCNGRGHYKRDCPNARAFTMREWNEIRQDTKPKKILVAKNGQEEEMYPPNLSDDDGTYIRDDEGNLQRFEGSTEEDEDEELERVLPEEEHLSLVIRRSFHTTPLAKRSDQRENIFQTKCKIQGKVCDLIIDSGSESNCVSRQLVTELNLGTKPHPHPYKMKWLDNKASGSVSKQCLVSLTLGTYVAEVMCDVLDMDACHLLLGRPWQYDKKTTHNGYTNTYTLKHDGKKKELIPLPPHKAVPPKPSKAPIHLMTRKECEREIEQDEELYLLITKEVQDTTPIPPELNSLLGQYRDVFPDELPPGLPPVRGVEHQIDLIPGASLPNKPAYRSNPKETKELQRQVDELMQRGYVRESLSPCAVPTLLVPKKDGTWRMCIDSRSMNNITIKYRFPIPRIDDMLDELGGSEWFSKIDLRSGYHQIRMKQGDEWKTAFKTKYGLYEWLVMPFGLTGAPSTFMRLMNEVLRPFLGKFIVVYLDDILVYSKEITEHLNHLQQLFEVLRKQRLYAKLENCSFLLSEVSFLGYIVGKEGVRVDPAKVKAIQEWPTPTTLTQVRSFHGLASFYRRFIKNFSSVLAPVTECTKQGKFEWTPAAQRAFETLKDMMCKAPILKLPDFAKPFELECDASGVGIGAVLVQEGRPIAFFSEKLNHSRLNYSTYDKEFYAIVRAFEHWSHYLRIQPFVLHTDHESLKHINSQHKLNSRHARWVEFIQTFDFSAKYKAGKTNIIADALSRKYQLLGIVGSRILGFEFIKDQYSACSDFSEIYQSCKDRPQGLFSIHQGFLFKGNRLCIPKLPLRSVLVKEVHEGSIAGHFGIQKTLDMLAKHFYWPKMLGTVGKHVLKCEPCLKAKVTFHKGEYIPLPIAHKPWEHISMDFVMALPKTRRGKDAIMVVVDRFSKMSHFIACTKVDDAQHIAKLFFAEIVRLHGIPKTIVSDRDSKFLSHFWRSLWKMLGTKLLFSTAYHPQTDGQTEVTNRTLGTLLRILVKDNIREWDLKLCHAEFAYNRAPSQATKFSPFECVYGINPLLPVSLINLPMCDSKGIGAEEMIKQMEAVHKQVHDNLESTSAKYKKKADKHMKIKQAIKEGDLVWVYLRKERFPQLRRNKLMPRAIGPYPVKKKYGENAFEVQIPAEYNISHTFNIGDLTLHEPAQELRAILSQEGGVDTNMVSKTGNSTKDLKEQDSALDFSSTPNAHGTQETPMDTPQQSVMGLKTTSKAKEAKNITRNSNQAPTGQTDYKNRATELPSKQMTLVNRLSSDRDHLDRKEGGNGISLHGPSHQGPRVAEQPFGRREVLSRSGLSSQRHPAIKVSSSLHCFYPSSLIVHVSRCLFPPHQKNKILFLGCLSESNPTILPKQTHRQLNQTKNVVLDFPMGLNDVLRLTCMMILRLMQGKKMITLITNSR; from the exons ATGTTATCAAAGACTGGGAACAGCACCAAGGACCTGAAGGAACAAGACAGTGCTTTGGACTTTTCATCTACGCCAAATGCACATGGAACACAAGAGACCCCCATGGATACGCCTCAACAATCAGTTATGGGCCTAAAAACAACTAGCAAGGCCAAGGAAGCCAAGAACATCACAAGGAACAGCAACCAAGCCCCAACAGGACAGACAGACTACAAGAACAGAGCCACAGAGCTACCTAGCAAACAGATGACCTTGGTGAACCGCCTGAGTTCAGACCGGGATCACTTAGACCGGAAGAAGGGTGGGAATGGCATCTCTctacatgggccaagccaccaAGGGCCAAG GGTTGCGGAGCAGCCTTTTGGCCGGAGGGAAGTCTTATCACGGAGTGGTTTGAGTTCTCAAAGGCACCCAGCAATCAAGGTTTCATCATCCTTGCATTGTTTCTATCCTAGTTCGCTCATAGTTCACGTTTCACGGTGTTTGTTTCCCCCtcatcagaaaaacaagaaacTCTTTCTTGGTTGTTTGTGTGAGTCAGT AACATTTAATAAATTTCTGAATTTGGGATTCTTGCATTTTCGATTTTCGCATACATTTCATAATCATCATTTTCGTGCATTGCTGGTTAAATTAGCTGTCTCTGGTCGAGTGGATATGACCATGGAGGAAAGATTAGGGATATTGGAGGAGAATATGAGATTAGTCatgcaaaccctaaatcaattaAGGATCGACAGTCAACAGGACAGAACACCAAACCCTAATTTGCGACCTTACGAAGATAGAACGGTTAAAATTGATATCCCTGAATTCGATGGACATTCCTATGACCCTGGGAAATATCTTGAATGGGAAGATCGAATGGACaattactttgaattcaagaaCACGCCCCCAGACCAACAGTACAAACTAGCTAAGGTTAAGTTGATTAAATCGGCTGCCATCTGGCTCGAAGGAATGCAGAAACGTAGAGTCAGGGAAGAGAGGGGTAGGATTAACTCTTGGACCAAGCTCAAGAAACACATGAAAAGGAAATATGTCCCTACCTCTTACAAACAGCAGCAGTACATCCAACTAAATGCCATGAAACAGGGAACAAAATCTGTGGATGAGTATAGAAATGAGTGGGAAAGGTTGTATGTGCTTTGTGACCCCCATGAAACTGAAGAGATGAGAGTGGGAAGGTTCATAGCTGGGCTAAGGGAGGAAATCAGGGATAGACTTATGACTACACCTGACCTCACAGTGCACATAGCCAGTTTGCAGGCTGTTGAGATTGAGAGACAAATCAATAGGGCAGCCCACTCCCAAACCAGAGGCATAAGGACCTACACCCCTAAGAATGCGAGCACCATCCCTGCTCCTAAGAGAGATATCCAGAACAGTGGGCTAAGAGCCAACACCACAAGAGTAGACCTACCCACAAACCCCAAGGATGTGGTATGTTTTAAATGCAATGGGAGAGGACACTATAAGAGGGATTGTCCTAATGCTAGAGCCTTCACCATGAGGGAATGGAATGAAATTAGGCAGGACACCAAACCAAAGAAAATTTTAGTGGCTAAGAATGGGCAGGAAGAGGAGATGTACCCCCCAAATTTGAGTGATGATGATGGCACCTATATAAGGGATGATGAGGGAAACTTACAGAGGTTTGAGGGGAGCACtgaagaggatgaagatgaagagcTGGAGAGAGTGTTGCCTGAGGAGGAGCACCTGAGTCTGGTCATTAGAAGGAGCTTTCACACCACACCCTTAGCTAAGAGATCAGACCAGAGGGAAAATATATTCCAAACCAAGTGCAAAATACAGGGAAAGGTGTGTGATCTTATTATTGACAGTGGGAGTGAGTCCAACTGTGTGAGTAGGCAATTAGTGACCGAGCTGAATCTGGGTACCAAGCCTCACCCTCACCCTTATAAGATGAAGTGGCTTGACAACAAAGCAAGTGGGTCAGTAAGCAAGCAGTGCTTAGTGAGCTTAACCTTAGGGACTTATGTTGCTGAAGTGATGTGTGATGTCTTAGACATGGATGCTTGCCATTTATTGCTTGGgagaccttggcaatatgacaAAAAGACTACCCACAATGGCTACACCAACACTTACACCCTCAAACATGATGGGAAAAAGAAGGAGTTGATTCCTTTACCTCCACATAAGGCTGTTCCCCCTAAACCATCTAAAGCACCCATACACTTGATGACCAGAAAAGAGTGTGAAAGGGAGATTGAACAGGATGAAGAACTATACCTGTTAATCACTAAGGAAGTGCAGGACACCACACCTATACCCCCTGAGCTGAACAGTCTCCTGGGTCAGTATAGGGATGTTTTCCCAGATGAGTTACCCCCTGGTCTACCTCCTGTGAGGGGTGTTGAACACCAAATAGATTTGATTCCAGGAGCTAGCTTGCCTAACAAACCTGCTTATAGATCCAACCCCAAAGAAACCAAGGAATTGCAGAGACAGGTGGATGAGTTAATGCAAAGGGGCTATGTTAGGGAAAGTTTGAGTCCATGCGCTGTGCCCACCCTGTTGGTACCCAAAAAAGATGGCACGTGGAGAATGTGCATTGACAGTAGAAGCATGAATAATATAACTATTAAGTATAGGTTCCCTATACCTAGAATTGATGATATGTTAGATGAGTTGGGAGGTTCAGAGTGGTTCAGCAAGATAGATTTAAGAAGTGGATACCACCAAATACGCATGAAACAGGgagatgaatggaaaactgcaTTCAAGACCAAGTATGGGCTCTATGAATGGCTTGTGATGCCCTTTGGCTTGACTGGAGCTCCTAGCACCTTCATGAGGTTGATGAATGAGGTGCTTAGACCCTTCTTAGGAAAATTCATTGTGGTTTACTTAGATGACATACTAGTTTACAGCAAGGAGATCACAGAACACCTCAATCACCTTCAACAATTATTTGAAGTTCTAAGGAAACAGAGACTTTAtgcaaaattagaaaattgcaGCTTCCTTCTTTCAGAGGTCAGTTTCTTGGGTTATATAGTGGGGAAGGAAGGAGTTAGAGTTGATCCTGCAAAGGTCAAGGCTATACAAGAATGGCCCACACCCACTACCCTTACACAAGTGAGATCATTCCATGGGCTGGCTTCATTTTATAGAAGGTTCATCAAAAATTTCAGCTCTGTTTTAGCCCCAGTAACAGAGTGCACAAAACAGGGGAAATTTGAGTGGACACCTGCTGCACAGAGGGCATTTGAGACCCTTAAGGACATGATGTGTAAAGCTCCCATACTTAAGCTTCCTGATTTTGCCAAACCCTTTGAGCTAGAGTGTGATGCTAGTGGGGTAGGAATTGGAGCAGTTTTGGTACAAGAGGGTAGACCCATAGCCTTTTTTAGTGAGAAGCTGAATCATAGCAGGTTGAATTATTCCACTTATGATAAGGAGTTCTATGCAATTGTTAGGGCTTTTGAACACTGGTCTCATTACCTAAGAATTCAACCATTTGTGTTGCACACAGACCATGAGTCCTTAAAGCACATTAATAGCCAGCACAAACTGAACAGTAGGCATGCTAGGTGGGTGGAGTTCATACAgacatttgatttttcagctaAGTATAAGGCAGGGAAAACCAACATTATAGCTGATGCCCTCAGTAGAAAGTATCAATTGCTTGGGATAGTAGGATCTAGGATTTTAGGCTTTGAATTCATCAAAGATCAATACTCTGCTTGCTCTGATTTCTCTGAAATTTATCAGTCTTGCAAAGACAGACCTCAAGGATTATTTAGCATTCACCAAGGCTTTTTGTTCAAGGGTAATAGGTTATGCATACCAAAGCTTCCCCTCAGATCTGTTTTGGTAAAAGAGGTGCATGAGGGAAGCATAGCAGGCCATTTTGGAATACAGAAAACATTAGATATGCTTGCTAAACACTTCTATTGGCCCAAGATGCTTGGCACAGTGGGCAAACATGTTTTAAAATGTGAGCCTTGCCTTAAGGCCAAGGTAACTTTTCACAAAGGGGAATATATACCCTTACCTATTGCACACAAGCCTTGGGAACACATTAGTATGGATTTTGTGATGGCTTTGCCCAAGACAAGAAGGGGAAAAGATGCTATAATGGTTGTTGTAGATAGATTTTCAAAGATGTCTCATTTTATTGCATGCACTAAAGTGGATGATGCACAACATATTGCGAAATTGTTCTTTGCTGAAATTGTGAGATTGCATGGCATACCCAAAACTATTGTTTCAGATAGAGACAGTAAGTTCCTAAGCCATTTTTGGAGGAGTTTGTGGAAGATGTTGGGCACTAAACTATTGTTTAGCACCGCTTACCACCCACAAACGGATGGCCAAACAGAAGTCACTAATAGGACTCTAGGTACTCTGCTCAGAATTTTGGTAAAGGACAACATTAGGGAATGGGACTTAAAGCTTTGTCATGCTGAATTTGCATATAACAGAGCACCCAGTCAGGCTACCAAATTCTCACCATTTGAATGTGTTTATGGCATCAACCCTTTACTTCCTGTATCTCTCATTAATTTACCTATGTGTGACAGCAAAGGAATAGGAGCTGAAGAGATGATCAAGCAAATGGAAGCAGTCCACAAGCAAGTGCATGATAACCTGGAAAGCACAAGTGCAAAGTACAAAAAGAAAGCAGACAAGCACATGAAAATCAAACAAGCCATCAAAGAAGGAGATCTTGTATGGGTGTACCTGAGGAAAGAAAGATTCCCCCAGCTCAGGAGGAACAAATTGATGCCCAGAGCCATAGGCCCCTATCCAGTAAAGAAGAAGTATGGGGAGAATGCATTTGAAGTTCAGATCCCAGCAGAGTACAATATCTCCCACACATTCAACATCGGAGATTTGACTCTACATGAACCTGCAcaagaattgagggcaattctcTCCCAAGAGGGAGGAGTTGATACAAATATGGTATCAAAGACTGGGAACAGCACCAAGGACCTGAAGGAACAAGACAGTGCTTTGGACTTTTCATCTACGCCAAATGCACATGGAACACAAGAGACCCCCATGGATACGCCTCAACAATCAGTTATGGGCCTAAAAACAACTAGCAAGGCCAAGGAAGCCAAGAACATCACAAGGAACAGCAACCAAGCCCCAACAGGACAGACAGACTACAAGAACAGAGCCACAGAGCTACCTAGCAAACAGATGACCTTGGTGAACCGCCTGAGTTCAGACCGGGATCACTTAGACCGGAAGGAGGGTGGGAATGGCATCTCTctacatgggccaagccaccaAGGGCCAAG GGTTGCGGAGCAGCCTTTTGGCCGGAGGGAAGTCTTATCACGGAGTGGTTTGAGTTCTCAAAGGCACCCAGCAATCAAGGTTTCATCATCCTTGCATTGTTTCTATCCTAGTTCGCTCATAGTTCACGTTTCACGGTGTTTGTTTCCCCCTCATCAGAAAAACAAGATACTCTTTCTTGGTTGTTTGAGTGAGTCA